Proteins encoded by one window of Deltaproteobacteria bacterium:
- the larB gene encoding nickel pincer cofactor biosynthesis protein LarB: MNVDHLKKLLEGVRQGKIKVERAMQELKTLPFEEIGCATIDHHRPLRQGTPETIFGEGKTAGQVISIMEKIRDKRNNILVTRLDRKKVPPIKRAFPRARYYPQSRTLILLSHPVKIIGRGTILVVSAGTSDIPVAEEAIVTAQIMGNRVDHLFDVGVAGIHRLMSQKEKLMSAHVLIVVAGMEGALPSVVGGLVDHPVIAVPTSVGYGSNFGGVTALLAMLNSCASGISVVNIDNGYGAAYAASLINRL; encoded by the coding sequence ATGAACGTGGATCATTTAAAAAAACTTTTGGAAGGGGTGCGCCAAGGAAAGATTAAGGTGGAGAGGGCGATGCAAGAGCTGAAGACCCTTCCGTTTGAAGAGATCGGCTGCGCAACCATAGATCATCATCGCCCTTTGCGCCAAGGAACCCCAGAGACCATCTTCGGCGAGGGGAAGACGGCAGGGCAAGTGATTTCCATCATGGAAAAGATACGGGACAAAAGAAACAATATTCTGGTGACTCGTTTGGACCGGAAAAAAGTGCCTCCGATCAAGCGGGCTTTTCCCCGAGCCAGATATTACCCCCAGTCGCGGACCCTAATCTTATTGAGCCATCCTGTTAAAATCATAGGGCGGGGCACAATCCTGGTGGTCTCCGCCGGGACTTCGGATATTCCTGTGGCCGAAGAAGCAATCGTCACGGCCCAAATTATGGGCAACCGGGTGGATCACCTTTTTGATGTAGGGGTAGCCGGGATTCACCGCTTGATGAGCCAAAAGGAAAAACTGATGTCGGCCCACGTATTGATTGTGGTTGCCGGTATGGAAGGGGCGCTGCCCAGCGTGGTAGGGGGGTTAGTGGACCACCCGGTGATAGCGGTTCCCACCAGCGTAGGCTATGGATCTAATTTCGGGGGGGTCACCGCCCTTCTGGCTATGCTTAATTCCTGCGCGTCAGGAATTTCCGTTGTGAATATCGACAACGGCTACGGGGCCGCCTACGCAGCCAGTCTGATCAATCGGCTGTAA